A single region of the Micropterus dolomieu isolate WLL.071019.BEF.003 ecotype Adirondacks linkage group LG02, ASM2129224v1, whole genome shotgun sequence genome encodes:
- the sp100.1 gene encoding nuclear body protein SP140 isoform X6: MDPLDFLESDELLRFFRRHKTEMSCMEDPHIFLCQLKDHDLIADDAYKKVSRMRSKKNITKGLYDILDLLERNRSSHIKVFWSCVFKEPILNHYPTLRMLRNSLMDGSFHFDIQLPEKGESEETDEGEWKELSEDEEGEEKKANSVKKKRKLRSSSVCYEDEQAGPSSQLTPGQRKKSKRIRFSSPLKKGENNAIWNWPLYKLQLPVTCGRQEGILDRNRLAKGQKCIVVKRQWFTPTEFEKFAGKESYKNWKMSIRCMNTPLGKLIKEGHLESVKYKGGCKKAKKSLFPADRLITDEEGEAEAQTEEQPEASHDSSKKVFKVTCGAVAGTLHKKRFASGTCGKSIRTETSWMSPAEFTKEASCQTDATWRKDIKWEGKPLCVLIEAKVLKIHSPLCPCRLCKPDSKDLENQKNDDECCICKSEEEEEELVVCDQCPRSFHQKCHLPHLEDDIIGDDTPWMCTFCVFKTNQDCYYWDELEWEAAMSRQISQHMLVSIHSECQYLLLCLWSADEEQTFARNPSLYLRDYSTVIKTPMWLGNVADKLQEQLYKTVGEFVSDVQLIFTNCASYNRDNAEFLAMGNRLKEFFDGELKKVLHIC, from the exons ATGGATCCGCTGGACTTCCTTGAGTCGGACGAACTCCTGCGGTTCTTCCGCCGCCATAAAACAGAAATGTCCTGCATGGAGGACCCGCACATCTTTCTCTGCCAGCTCAAGGACCACGACCTGATCGCAGACGACGCATACAAG aaggTGAGTCGCATGAGGAGTAAAAAGAACATTACGAAAGGCCTTTATGACATTCTGGACTTGTTGGAGAGAAATCGATCAAGCCACATCAAAGTGTTCTGGAGCTGTGTCTTCAAAGAGCCCATCTTGAACCATTACCCCACCCTGCGAATGCTGCGCAACAGCCTCATGGACG GGTCTTTTCATTTTGACATACAACTGCCCGAGAAGGGGGAAAGTGAAGAGACAGACGAAGGGGAATGGAAGGAGCTTTCAGAAGATGAGGAGGGTGAGGAGAAGAAAGCAAACTCagtaaaaaagaagagaaaacttAGAAGTAGTTCCGTGTGCTATGAAGACGAGCAGGCCGGACCATCGTCTCAGTTGACTCCAGGTCAGAGGAAGAAGTCCAAGAGAATACGCTTCT cttctcccctgaAGAAGGGAGAGAACAACGCCATTTGGAACTGGCCCCTGTATAAGTTGCAGCTGCCTGTGACCTGTGGACGCCAGGAGGGAATACTGGACAGAAACAGACTGGCTAAAg GGCAGAAGTGTATTGTGGTCAAGAGACAGTGGTTTACTCCAACTGAATTTGAGAAGTTTGCAGGGAAGGAGAGCTACAAGAACTGGAAGATGAGCATTCGGTGTATGAATACCCCGCTGGGAAAACTTATAAAG GAAGGTCACCTGGAATCAGTGAAGTACAAGGGAGGGtgtaaaaag GCCAAGAAATCACTGTTCCCAGCTGATCGTTTAATCACAG ATGAGGAAGGAGAGGCGGAGGCACAGACTGAGGAGCAGCCAGAAGCCAGCCATGACAGTAGCAAGAAGGTTTTCAAAGTTACATGTGGAGCTGTAGCTGGGACCTTACACAAAAAACGATTTGCCTCAG GGACTTGTGGGAAGAGTATTCGTACTGAGACGAGCTGGATGAGTCCAGCGGAGTTCACGAAGGAGGCGTCCTGTCAGACAGATGCCACCTGGAGGAAAGACATCAAGTGGGAAGGGAAACCACTCTGTGTCCTCATAGAG GCAAAAGTCTTGAAGATCCACTCACCGCTGTGTCCTTGCAGACTTTGCAAACCAGATAGTAAAGACCTG GAGAATCAGAAAAACGATGACGAGTGCTGCATCTGtaaaagtgaagaagaagaagaagagctggTGGTGTGTGATCAGTGCCCTCGCTCCTTCCACCAGAAATGTCACCTGCCTCATTTAGAAGACGACATAATAGG ggaCGATACACCATGGATGTGTACTTTCTGTGTATTCAAAACCAATCAAGATTGCTATTACTGGGATGAGCTGGAATGGGAAGCTGCCATGTCTCGCCAAATATCACAACACATGCTGGTGAGCATACACTCC GAATGCCAGTATCTCCTTCTGTGTCTGTGGAGTGCTGATGAGGAGCAAACATTTGCCAGAAACCCAAGCCTCTAT TTGAGAGACTACTCCACTGTGATCAAGACTCCGATGTGGCTGGGCAATGTGGCAGACAAACTCCAGGAGCAGCTCTACAAGACTGTTGGAGAGTTTGTGTCCGATGTCCAGCTCATCTTCACCAACTGTGCTTCATACAACCGG GATAATGCTGAATTCTTGGCCATGGGCAACAGACTGAAGGAGTTCTTCGATGGAGAATTAAAGAAAGTGTTACACATCTGTTAA
- the sp100.1 gene encoding nuclear body protein SP140 isoform X8, producing MDPLDFLESDELLRFFRRHKTEMSCMEDPHIFLCQLKDHDLIADDAYKKVSRMRSKKNITKGLYDILDLLERNRSSHIKVFWSCVFKEPILNHYPTLRMLRNSLMDGSFHFDIQLPEKGESEETDEGEWKELSEDEEGEEKKANSVKKKRKLRSSSVCYEDEQAGPSSQLTPGQRKKSKRIRFSSPLKKGENNAIWNWPLYKLQLPVTCGRQEGILDRNRLAKGQKCIVVKRQWFTPTEFEKFAGKESYKNWKMSIRCMNTPLGKLIKAKKSLFPADRLITDEEGEAEAQTEEQPEASHDSSKKVFKVTCGAVAGTLHKKRFASGTCGKSIRTETSWMSPAEFTKEASCQTDATWRKDIKWEGKPLCVLIEAKVLKIHSPLCPCRLCKPDSKDLENQKNDDECCICKSEEEEEELVVCDQCPRSFHQKCHLPHLEDDIIGDDTPWMCTFCVFKTNQDCYYWDELEWEAAMSRQISQHMLVSIHSECQYLLLCLWSADEEQTFARNPSLYLRDYSTVIKTPMWLGNVADKLQEQLYKTVGEFVSDVQLIFTNCASYNRDNAEFLAMGNRLKEFFDGELKKVLHIC from the exons ATGGATCCGCTGGACTTCCTTGAGTCGGACGAACTCCTGCGGTTCTTCCGCCGCCATAAAACAGAAATGTCCTGCATGGAGGACCCGCACATCTTTCTCTGCCAGCTCAAGGACCACGACCTGATCGCAGACGACGCATACAAG aaggTGAGTCGCATGAGGAGTAAAAAGAACATTACGAAAGGCCTTTATGACATTCTGGACTTGTTGGAGAGAAATCGATCAAGCCACATCAAAGTGTTCTGGAGCTGTGTCTTCAAAGAGCCCATCTTGAACCATTACCCCACCCTGCGAATGCTGCGCAACAGCCTCATGGACG GGTCTTTTCATTTTGACATACAACTGCCCGAGAAGGGGGAAAGTGAAGAGACAGACGAAGGGGAATGGAAGGAGCTTTCAGAAGATGAGGAGGGTGAGGAGAAGAAAGCAAACTCagtaaaaaagaagagaaaacttAGAAGTAGTTCCGTGTGCTATGAAGACGAGCAGGCCGGACCATCGTCTCAGTTGACTCCAGGTCAGAGGAAGAAGTCCAAGAGAATACGCTTCT cttctcccctgaAGAAGGGAGAGAACAACGCCATTTGGAACTGGCCCCTGTATAAGTTGCAGCTGCCTGTGACCTGTGGACGCCAGGAGGGAATACTGGACAGAAACAGACTGGCTAAAg GGCAGAAGTGTATTGTGGTCAAGAGACAGTGGTTTACTCCAACTGAATTTGAGAAGTTTGCAGGGAAGGAGAGCTACAAGAACTGGAAGATGAGCATTCGGTGTATGAATACCCCGCTGGGAAAACTTATAAAG GCCAAGAAATCACTGTTCCCAGCTGATCGTTTAATCACAG ATGAGGAAGGAGAGGCGGAGGCACAGACTGAGGAGCAGCCAGAAGCCAGCCATGACAGTAGCAAGAAGGTTTTCAAAGTTACATGTGGAGCTGTAGCTGGGACCTTACACAAAAAACGATTTGCCTCAG GGACTTGTGGGAAGAGTATTCGTACTGAGACGAGCTGGATGAGTCCAGCGGAGTTCACGAAGGAGGCGTCCTGTCAGACAGATGCCACCTGGAGGAAAGACATCAAGTGGGAAGGGAAACCACTCTGTGTCCTCATAGAG GCAAAAGTCTTGAAGATCCACTCACCGCTGTGTCCTTGCAGACTTTGCAAACCAGATAGTAAAGACCTG GAGAATCAGAAAAACGATGACGAGTGCTGCATCTGtaaaagtgaagaagaagaagaagagctggTGGTGTGTGATCAGTGCCCTCGCTCCTTCCACCAGAAATGTCACCTGCCTCATTTAGAAGACGACATAATAGG ggaCGATACACCATGGATGTGTACTTTCTGTGTATTCAAAACCAATCAAGATTGCTATTACTGGGATGAGCTGGAATGGGAAGCTGCCATGTCTCGCCAAATATCACAACACATGCTGGTGAGCATACACTCC GAATGCCAGTATCTCCTTCTGTGTCTGTGGAGTGCTGATGAGGAGCAAACATTTGCCAGAAACCCAAGCCTCTAT TTGAGAGACTACTCCACTGTGATCAAGACTCCGATGTGGCTGGGCAATGTGGCAGACAAACTCCAGGAGCAGCTCTACAAGACTGTTGGAGAGTTTGTGTCCGATGTCCAGCTCATCTTCACCAACTGTGCTTCATACAACCGG GATAATGCTGAATTCTTGGCCATGGGCAACAGACTGAAGGAGTTCTTCGATGGAGAATTAAAGAAAGTGTTACACATCTGTTAA
- the sp100.1 gene encoding nuclear body protein SP140-like protein isoform X7 — MDPLDFLESDELLRFFRRHKTEMSCMEDPHIFLCQLKDHDLIADDAYKKVSRMRSKKNITKGLYDILDLLERNRSSHIKVFWSCVFKEPILNHYPTLRMLRNSLMDGSFHFDIQLPEKGESEETDEGEWKELSEDEEGEEKKANSVKKKRKLRSSSVCYEDEQAGPSSQLTPGQRKKSKRIRFSSPLKKGENNAIWNWPLYKLQLPVTCGRQEGILDRNRLAKGKESYKNWKMSIRCMNTPLGKLIKAKKSLFPADRLITVSEGEEDEDEECDLDKEDQVSLSSRESSAHVTDEEGEAEAQTEEQPEASHDSSKKVFKVTCGAVAGTLHKKRFASGTCGKSIRTETSWMSPAEFTKEASCQTDATWRKDIKWEGKPLCVLIEAKVLKIHSPLCPCRLCKPDSKDLENQKNDDECCICKSEEEEEELVVCDQCPRSFHQKCHLPHLEDDIIGDDTPWMCTFCVFKTNQDCYYWDELEWEAAMSRQISQHMLVSIHSECQYLLLCLWSADEEQTFARNPSLYLRDYSTVIKTPMWLGNVADKLQEQLYKTVGEFVSDVQLIFTNCASYNRDNAEFLAMGNRLKEFFDGELKKVLHIC; from the exons ATGGATCCGCTGGACTTCCTTGAGTCGGACGAACTCCTGCGGTTCTTCCGCCGCCATAAAACAGAAATGTCCTGCATGGAGGACCCGCACATCTTTCTCTGCCAGCTCAAGGACCACGACCTGATCGCAGACGACGCATACAAG aaggTGAGTCGCATGAGGAGTAAAAAGAACATTACGAAAGGCCTTTATGACATTCTGGACTTGTTGGAGAGAAATCGATCAAGCCACATCAAAGTGTTCTGGAGCTGTGTCTTCAAAGAGCCCATCTTGAACCATTACCCCACCCTGCGAATGCTGCGCAACAGCCTCATGGACG GGTCTTTTCATTTTGACATACAACTGCCCGAGAAGGGGGAAAGTGAAGAGACAGACGAAGGGGAATGGAAGGAGCTTTCAGAAGATGAGGAGGGTGAGGAGAAGAAAGCAAACTCagtaaaaaagaagagaaaacttAGAAGTAGTTCCGTGTGCTATGAAGACGAGCAGGCCGGACCATCGTCTCAGTTGACTCCAGGTCAGAGGAAGAAGTCCAAGAGAATACGCTTCT cttctcccctgaAGAAGGGAGAGAACAACGCCATTTGGAACTGGCCCCTGTATAAGTTGCAGCTGCCTGTGACCTGTGGACGCCAGGAGGGAATACTGGACAGAAACAGACTGGCTAAAg GGAAGGAGAGCTACAAGAACTGGAAGATGAGCATTCGGTGTATGAATACCCCGCTGGGAAAACTTATAAAG GCCAAGAAATCACTGTTCCCAGCTGATCGTTTAATCACAG TGTCTGAgggagaggaagatgaagatgaggagTGTGACCTGGACAAGGAAGACCAGGTTTCGTTAAGCAGCAGGGAAAGTTCGGCACATGTCACAG ATGAGGAAGGAGAGGCGGAGGCACAGACTGAGGAGCAGCCAGAAGCCAGCCATGACAGTAGCAAGAAGGTTTTCAAAGTTACATGTGGAGCTGTAGCTGGGACCTTACACAAAAAACGATTTGCCTCAG GGACTTGTGGGAAGAGTATTCGTACTGAGACGAGCTGGATGAGTCCAGCGGAGTTCACGAAGGAGGCGTCCTGTCAGACAGATGCCACCTGGAGGAAAGACATCAAGTGGGAAGGGAAACCACTCTGTGTCCTCATAGAG GCAAAAGTCTTGAAGATCCACTCACCGCTGTGTCCTTGCAGACTTTGCAAACCAGATAGTAAAGACCTG GAGAATCAGAAAAACGATGACGAGTGCTGCATCTGtaaaagtgaagaagaagaagaagagctggTGGTGTGTGATCAGTGCCCTCGCTCCTTCCACCAGAAATGTCACCTGCCTCATTTAGAAGACGACATAATAGG ggaCGATACACCATGGATGTGTACTTTCTGTGTATTCAAAACCAATCAAGATTGCTATTACTGGGATGAGCTGGAATGGGAAGCTGCCATGTCTCGCCAAATATCACAACACATGCTGGTGAGCATACACTCC GAATGCCAGTATCTCCTTCTGTGTCTGTGGAGTGCTGATGAGGAGCAAACATTTGCCAGAAACCCAAGCCTCTAT TTGAGAGACTACTCCACTGTGATCAAGACTCCGATGTGGCTGGGCAATGTGGCAGACAAACTCCAGGAGCAGCTCTACAAGACTGTTGGAGAGTTTGTGTCCGATGTCCAGCTCATCTTCACCAACTGTGCTTCATACAACCGG GATAATGCTGAATTCTTGGCCATGGGCAACAGACTGAAGGAGTTCTTCGATGGAGAATTAAAGAAAGTGTTACACATCTGTTAA
- the sp100.1 gene encoding nuclear body protein SP140-like protein isoform X4, whose translation MDPLDFLESDELLRFFRRHKTEMSCMEDPHIFLCQLKDHDLIADDAYKKVSRMRSKKNITKGLYDILDLLERNRSSHIKVFWSCVFKEPILNHYPTLRMLRNSLMDGSFHFDIQLPEKGESEETDEGEWKELSEDEEGEEKKANSVKKKRKLRSSSVCYEDEQAGPSSQLTPGQRKKSKRIRFSSPLKKGENNAIWNWPLYKLQLPVTCGRQEGILDRNRLAKGKESYKNWKMSIRCMNTPLGKLIKEGHLESVKYKGGCKKAKKSLFPADRLITVSEGEEDEDEECDLDKEDQVSLSSRESSAHVTDEEGEAEAQTEEQPEASHDSSKKVFKVTCGAVAGTLHKKRFASGTCGKSIRTETSWMSPAEFTKEASCQTDATWRKDIKWEGKPLCVLIEAKVLKIHSPLCPCRLCKPDSKDLENQKNDDECCICKSEEEEEELVVCDQCPRSFHQKCHLPHLEDDIIGDDTPWMCTFCVFKTNQDCYYWDELEWEAAMSRQISQHMLVSIHSECQYLLLCLWSADEEQTFARNPSLYLRDYSTVIKTPMWLGNVADKLQEQLYKTVGEFVSDVQLIFTNCASYNRDNAEFLAMGNRLKEFFDGELKKVLHIC comes from the exons ATGGATCCGCTGGACTTCCTTGAGTCGGACGAACTCCTGCGGTTCTTCCGCCGCCATAAAACAGAAATGTCCTGCATGGAGGACCCGCACATCTTTCTCTGCCAGCTCAAGGACCACGACCTGATCGCAGACGACGCATACAAG aaggTGAGTCGCATGAGGAGTAAAAAGAACATTACGAAAGGCCTTTATGACATTCTGGACTTGTTGGAGAGAAATCGATCAAGCCACATCAAAGTGTTCTGGAGCTGTGTCTTCAAAGAGCCCATCTTGAACCATTACCCCACCCTGCGAATGCTGCGCAACAGCCTCATGGACG GGTCTTTTCATTTTGACATACAACTGCCCGAGAAGGGGGAAAGTGAAGAGACAGACGAAGGGGAATGGAAGGAGCTTTCAGAAGATGAGGAGGGTGAGGAGAAGAAAGCAAACTCagtaaaaaagaagagaaaacttAGAAGTAGTTCCGTGTGCTATGAAGACGAGCAGGCCGGACCATCGTCTCAGTTGACTCCAGGTCAGAGGAAGAAGTCCAAGAGAATACGCTTCT cttctcccctgaAGAAGGGAGAGAACAACGCCATTTGGAACTGGCCCCTGTATAAGTTGCAGCTGCCTGTGACCTGTGGACGCCAGGAGGGAATACTGGACAGAAACAGACTGGCTAAAg GGAAGGAGAGCTACAAGAACTGGAAGATGAGCATTCGGTGTATGAATACCCCGCTGGGAAAACTTATAAAG GAAGGTCACCTGGAATCAGTGAAGTACAAGGGAGGGtgtaaaaag GCCAAGAAATCACTGTTCCCAGCTGATCGTTTAATCACAG TGTCTGAgggagaggaagatgaagatgaggagTGTGACCTGGACAAGGAAGACCAGGTTTCGTTAAGCAGCAGGGAAAGTTCGGCACATGTCACAG ATGAGGAAGGAGAGGCGGAGGCACAGACTGAGGAGCAGCCAGAAGCCAGCCATGACAGTAGCAAGAAGGTTTTCAAAGTTACATGTGGAGCTGTAGCTGGGACCTTACACAAAAAACGATTTGCCTCAG GGACTTGTGGGAAGAGTATTCGTACTGAGACGAGCTGGATGAGTCCAGCGGAGTTCACGAAGGAGGCGTCCTGTCAGACAGATGCCACCTGGAGGAAAGACATCAAGTGGGAAGGGAAACCACTCTGTGTCCTCATAGAG GCAAAAGTCTTGAAGATCCACTCACCGCTGTGTCCTTGCAGACTTTGCAAACCAGATAGTAAAGACCTG GAGAATCAGAAAAACGATGACGAGTGCTGCATCTGtaaaagtgaagaagaagaagaagagctggTGGTGTGTGATCAGTGCCCTCGCTCCTTCCACCAGAAATGTCACCTGCCTCATTTAGAAGACGACATAATAGG ggaCGATACACCATGGATGTGTACTTTCTGTGTATTCAAAACCAATCAAGATTGCTATTACTGGGATGAGCTGGAATGGGAAGCTGCCATGTCTCGCCAAATATCACAACACATGCTGGTGAGCATACACTCC GAATGCCAGTATCTCCTTCTGTGTCTGTGGAGTGCTGATGAGGAGCAAACATTTGCCAGAAACCCAAGCCTCTAT TTGAGAGACTACTCCACTGTGATCAAGACTCCGATGTGGCTGGGCAATGTGGCAGACAAACTCCAGGAGCAGCTCTACAAGACTGTTGGAGAGTTTGTGTCCGATGTCCAGCTCATCTTCACCAACTGTGCTTCATACAACCGG GATAATGCTGAATTCTTGGCCATGGGCAACAGACTGAAGGAGTTCTTCGATGGAGAATTAAAGAAAGTGTTACACATCTGTTAA
- the sp100.1 gene encoding uncharacterized protein sp100.1 isoform X2, which translates to MDPLDFLESDELLRFFRRHKTEMSCMEDPHIFLCQLKDHDLIADDAYKKVSRMRSKKNITKGLYDILDLLERNRSSHIKVFWSCVFKEPILNHYPTLRMLRNSLMDGSFHFDIQLPEKGESEETDEGEWKELSEDEEGEEKKANSVKKKRKLRSSSVCYEDEQAGPSSQLTPGQRKKSKRIRFSSPLKKGENNAIWNWPLYKLQLPVTCGRQEGILDRNRLAKGQKCIVVKRQWFTPTEFEKFAGKESYKNWKMSIRCMNTPLGKLIKEGHLESVKYKGGCKKAKKSLFPADRLITVSEGEEDEDEECDLDKEDQVSLSSRESSAHVTDEEGEAEAQTEEQPEASHDSSKKVFKVTCGAVAGTLHKKRFASGTCGKSIRTETSWMSPAEFTKEASCQTDATWRKDIKWEGKPLCVLIEAKVLKIHSPLCPCRLCKPDSKDLENQKNDDECCICKSEEEEEELVVCDQCPRSFHQKCHLPHLEDDIIGDDTPWMCTFCVFKTNQDCYYWDELEWEAAMSRQISQHMLECQYLLLCLWSADEEQTFARNPSLYLRDYSTVIKTPMWLGNVADKLQEQLYKTVGEFVSDVQLIFTNCASYNRDNAEFLAMGNRLKEFFDGELKKVLHIC; encoded by the exons ATGGATCCGCTGGACTTCCTTGAGTCGGACGAACTCCTGCGGTTCTTCCGCCGCCATAAAACAGAAATGTCCTGCATGGAGGACCCGCACATCTTTCTCTGCCAGCTCAAGGACCACGACCTGATCGCAGACGACGCATACAAG aaggTGAGTCGCATGAGGAGTAAAAAGAACATTACGAAAGGCCTTTATGACATTCTGGACTTGTTGGAGAGAAATCGATCAAGCCACATCAAAGTGTTCTGGAGCTGTGTCTTCAAAGAGCCCATCTTGAACCATTACCCCACCCTGCGAATGCTGCGCAACAGCCTCATGGACG GGTCTTTTCATTTTGACATACAACTGCCCGAGAAGGGGGAAAGTGAAGAGACAGACGAAGGGGAATGGAAGGAGCTTTCAGAAGATGAGGAGGGTGAGGAGAAGAAAGCAAACTCagtaaaaaagaagagaaaacttAGAAGTAGTTCCGTGTGCTATGAAGACGAGCAGGCCGGACCATCGTCTCAGTTGACTCCAGGTCAGAGGAAGAAGTCCAAGAGAATACGCTTCT cttctcccctgaAGAAGGGAGAGAACAACGCCATTTGGAACTGGCCCCTGTATAAGTTGCAGCTGCCTGTGACCTGTGGACGCCAGGAGGGAATACTGGACAGAAACAGACTGGCTAAAg GGCAGAAGTGTATTGTGGTCAAGAGACAGTGGTTTACTCCAACTGAATTTGAGAAGTTTGCAGGGAAGGAGAGCTACAAGAACTGGAAGATGAGCATTCGGTGTATGAATACCCCGCTGGGAAAACTTATAAAG GAAGGTCACCTGGAATCAGTGAAGTACAAGGGAGGGtgtaaaaag GCCAAGAAATCACTGTTCCCAGCTGATCGTTTAATCACAG TGTCTGAgggagaggaagatgaagatgaggagTGTGACCTGGACAAGGAAGACCAGGTTTCGTTAAGCAGCAGGGAAAGTTCGGCACATGTCACAG ATGAGGAAGGAGAGGCGGAGGCACAGACTGAGGAGCAGCCAGAAGCCAGCCATGACAGTAGCAAGAAGGTTTTCAAAGTTACATGTGGAGCTGTAGCTGGGACCTTACACAAAAAACGATTTGCCTCAG GGACTTGTGGGAAGAGTATTCGTACTGAGACGAGCTGGATGAGTCCAGCGGAGTTCACGAAGGAGGCGTCCTGTCAGACAGATGCCACCTGGAGGAAAGACATCAAGTGGGAAGGGAAACCACTCTGTGTCCTCATAGAG GCAAAAGTCTTGAAGATCCACTCACCGCTGTGTCCTTGCAGACTTTGCAAACCAGATAGTAAAGACCTG GAGAATCAGAAAAACGATGACGAGTGCTGCATCTGtaaaagtgaagaagaagaagaagagctggTGGTGTGTGATCAGTGCCCTCGCTCCTTCCACCAGAAATGTCACCTGCCTCATTTAGAAGACGACATAATAGG ggaCGATACACCATGGATGTGTACTTTCTGTGTATTCAAAACCAATCAAGATTGCTATTACTGGGATGAGCTGGAATGGGAAGCTGCCATGTCTCGCCAAATATCACAACACATGCTG GAATGCCAGTATCTCCTTCTGTGTCTGTGGAGTGCTGATGAGGAGCAAACATTTGCCAGAAACCCAAGCCTCTAT TTGAGAGACTACTCCACTGTGATCAAGACTCCGATGTGGCTGGGCAATGTGGCAGACAAACTCCAGGAGCAGCTCTACAAGACTGTTGGAGAGTTTGTGTCCGATGTCCAGCTCATCTTCACCAACTGTGCTTCATACAACCGG GATAATGCTGAATTCTTGGCCATGGGCAACAGACTGAAGGAGTTCTTCGATGGAGAATTAAAGAAAGTGTTACACATCTGTTAA
- the sp100.1 gene encoding uncharacterized protein sp100.1 isoform X5, which translates to MDPLDFLESDELLRFFRRHKTEMSCMEDPHIFLCQLKDHDLIADDAYKKVSRMRSKKNITKGLYDILDLLERNRSSHIKVFWSCVFKEPILNHYPTLRMLRNSLMDGSFHFDIQLPEKGESEETDEGEWKELSEDEEGEEKKANSVKKKRKLRSSSVCYEDEQAGPSSQLTPGQRKKSKRIRFSSPLKKGENNAIWNWPLYKLQLPVTCGRQEGILDRNRLAKGQKCIVVKRQWFTPTEFEKFAGKESYKNWKMSIRCMNTPLGKLIKEGHLESVKYKGGCKKAKKSLFPADRLITVSEGEEDEDEECDLDKEDQVSLSSRESSAHVTDEEGEAEAQTEEQPEASHDSSKKVFKVTCGAVAGTLHKKRFASGTCGKSIRTETSWMSPAEFTKEASCQTDATWRKDIKWEGKPLCVLIEENQKNDDECCICKSEEEEEELVVCDQCPRSFHQKCHLPHLEDDIIGDDTPWMCTFCVFKTNQDCYYWDELEWEAAMSRQISQHMLVSIHSECQYLLLCLWSADEEQTFARNPSLYLRDYSTVIKTPMWLGNVADKLQEQLYKTVGEFVSDVQLIFTNCASYNRDNAEFLAMGNRLKEFFDGELKKVLHIC; encoded by the exons ATGGATCCGCTGGACTTCCTTGAGTCGGACGAACTCCTGCGGTTCTTCCGCCGCCATAAAACAGAAATGTCCTGCATGGAGGACCCGCACATCTTTCTCTGCCAGCTCAAGGACCACGACCTGATCGCAGACGACGCATACAAG aaggTGAGTCGCATGAGGAGTAAAAAGAACATTACGAAAGGCCTTTATGACATTCTGGACTTGTTGGAGAGAAATCGATCAAGCCACATCAAAGTGTTCTGGAGCTGTGTCTTCAAAGAGCCCATCTTGAACCATTACCCCACCCTGCGAATGCTGCGCAACAGCCTCATGGACG GGTCTTTTCATTTTGACATACAACTGCCCGAGAAGGGGGAAAGTGAAGAGACAGACGAAGGGGAATGGAAGGAGCTTTCAGAAGATGAGGAGGGTGAGGAGAAGAAAGCAAACTCagtaaaaaagaagagaaaacttAGAAGTAGTTCCGTGTGCTATGAAGACGAGCAGGCCGGACCATCGTCTCAGTTGACTCCAGGTCAGAGGAAGAAGTCCAAGAGAATACGCTTCT cttctcccctgaAGAAGGGAGAGAACAACGCCATTTGGAACTGGCCCCTGTATAAGTTGCAGCTGCCTGTGACCTGTGGACGCCAGGAGGGAATACTGGACAGAAACAGACTGGCTAAAg GGCAGAAGTGTATTGTGGTCAAGAGACAGTGGTTTACTCCAACTGAATTTGAGAAGTTTGCAGGGAAGGAGAGCTACAAGAACTGGAAGATGAGCATTCGGTGTATGAATACCCCGCTGGGAAAACTTATAAAG GAAGGTCACCTGGAATCAGTGAAGTACAAGGGAGGGtgtaaaaag GCCAAGAAATCACTGTTCCCAGCTGATCGTTTAATCACAG TGTCTGAgggagaggaagatgaagatgaggagTGTGACCTGGACAAGGAAGACCAGGTTTCGTTAAGCAGCAGGGAAAGTTCGGCACATGTCACAG ATGAGGAAGGAGAGGCGGAGGCACAGACTGAGGAGCAGCCAGAAGCCAGCCATGACAGTAGCAAGAAGGTTTTCAAAGTTACATGTGGAGCTGTAGCTGGGACCTTACACAAAAAACGATTTGCCTCAG GGACTTGTGGGAAGAGTATTCGTACTGAGACGAGCTGGATGAGTCCAGCGGAGTTCACGAAGGAGGCGTCCTGTCAGACAGATGCCACCTGGAGGAAAGACATCAAGTGGGAAGGGAAACCACTCTGTGTCCTCATAGAG GAGAATCAGAAAAACGATGACGAGTGCTGCATCTGtaaaagtgaagaagaagaagaagagctggTGGTGTGTGATCAGTGCCCTCGCTCCTTCCACCAGAAATGTCACCTGCCTCATTTAGAAGACGACATAATAGG ggaCGATACACCATGGATGTGTACTTTCTGTGTATTCAAAACCAATCAAGATTGCTATTACTGGGATGAGCTGGAATGGGAAGCTGCCATGTCTCGCCAAATATCACAACACATGCTGGTGAGCATACACTCC GAATGCCAGTATCTCCTTCTGTGTCTGTGGAGTGCTGATGAGGAGCAAACATTTGCCAGAAACCCAAGCCTCTAT TTGAGAGACTACTCCACTGTGATCAAGACTCCGATGTGGCTGGGCAATGTGGCAGACAAACTCCAGGAGCAGCTCTACAAGACTGTTGGAGAGTTTGTGTCCGATGTCCAGCTCATCTTCACCAACTGTGCTTCATACAACCGG GATAATGCTGAATTCTTGGCCATGGGCAACAGACTGAAGGAGTTCTTCGATGGAGAATTAAAGAAAGTGTTACACATCTGTTAA